The following proteins are encoded in a genomic region of Leptotrichia sp. OH3620_COT-345:
- a CDS encoding ABC transporter permease, which produces MFSPIQETFRNINKEKGLFFSSLISLITVFVLLDIFIFGVFNLNDFKAKMENSNQAIVYVKTMTEDEISQFQGKLLKINGIQTIKYVSKESAFQILEKELKVDLADEENPLQDSFYIYVDKNANVNSLKEELLKNSEVTELDMRAQMIEKTNKFSKSLDKLVLFGGIGSIVIASILIMNITSFGVRLRRKEIRDLIATGVSGTLIKLTYFLEGKILVALSSIIGFLVFWKLQKFIVEGINILHSGIVGNSTNRELLGIYLISLFLGFVITFFSNFIGLHGYYVSGKKEKKAKIKPALDSNTQNEENKE; this is translated from the coding sequence ATGTTTAGTCCTATTCAAGAAACTTTTAGAAATATAAATAAAGAGAAAGGGTTATTTTTTTCATCATTAATTTCTTTAATAACTGTATTTGTATTACTTGATATATTTATTTTCGGAGTATTTAATTTGAATGATTTTAAAGCCAAAATGGAAAATTCCAATCAGGCGATTGTTTATGTGAAAACAATGACAGAAGATGAAATTTCCCAGTTTCAAGGGAAGCTTCTGAAAATAAACGGTATTCAAACAATAAAATATGTTTCTAAAGAAAGTGCTTTTCAAATACTTGAAAAAGAATTGAAAGTGGATTTGGCAGATGAGGAAAATCCTTTACAGGACAGTTTTTATATATATGTTGATAAAAATGCAAATGTAAATTCTCTGAAAGAAGAGCTACTTAAAAATTCTGAAGTTACAGAGTTAGATATGAGAGCACAAATGATTGAAAAAACAAATAAATTCAGTAAAAGTCTTGATAAGTTGGTACTTTTCGGAGGAATAGGATCTATAGTTATTGCATCTATATTGATAATGAATATTACAAGTTTCGGAGTAAGGTTGAGAAGAAAGGAAATAAGAGATTTAATTGCAACAGGAGTGTCAGGAACTCTTATTAAACTTACATATTTCCTTGAAGGTAAAATTTTAGTTGCTCTTTCTTCCATCATAGGATTTTTAGTGTTTTGGAAACTTCAGAAATTTATTGTTGAAGGAATTAACATACTTCATTCGGGTATAGTAGGAAATTCGACTAACAGGGAATTGCTCGGAATTTATCTGATTTCTTTGTTTTTAGGATTTGTAATAACATTTTTCTCTAATTTTATAGGATTGCATGGATACTATGTATCAGGGAAAAAGGAAAAGAAAGCTAAAATCAAACCTGCTTTAGACAGTAATACTCAAAATGAGGAAAATAAGGAGTAA
- a CDS encoding MFS transporter: MSRLTKKVYLIYGTGVSYFILDQLYNQWLPYYYLPPETEKNLTPLLKPTYLVLAYIAARLIDAISDPLVGYWSDNSKSKFGKRSFFMMLGGLPLGILMIMYFFPPKYSQMLTLTYLSVVGGLFFIAYTLVGGPYNALIPDLAKTKEERLNLSTIQSIFRLVFTGIALIFPGYLISILGRGNTEVGIRKTVILLTVFAVAGIYICVFFLKEKEIAGNNKVYETVSFKSSLRYLMRKEIILYFAGFFFFFSGFNILRGILTYYLTIIMGLPISWMTIISAILFGVAGIFFPITNKWGKKYSYKKILILDIVLLMVGTFGLLFVNNGLIHLAYVMLAICGTGLSGSAFIFPQAMLSEISVKLSENEKVSLEGFLFGIQGLFLKLAFLAQQITVSLVITLGSAKNINGLKVATGLGVKTTLVTALIFFGISLFFYKLKKED; this comes from the coding sequence ATGTCAAGATTGACAAAAAAAGTGTATTTAATATATGGAACGGGAGTTTCGTATTTCATACTGGATCAACTCTATAATCAATGGCTCCCTTATTATTATCTTCCACCGGAAACTGAAAAAAATCTGACTCCGTTACTTAAGCCGACATATTTAGTACTGGCATATATAGCTGCAAGACTTATAGATGCCATTTCCGATCCTCTTGTAGGGTACTGGTCGGATAATTCAAAGTCAAAATTCGGGAAAAGATCTTTTTTTATGATGCTTGGAGGATTACCTCTAGGAATTTTGATGATTATGTATTTTTTTCCTCCGAAATATTCACAAATGCTTACATTAACATATTTGTCAGTAGTAGGGGGGTTATTTTTTATAGCTTATACATTGGTAGGAGGTCCATATAACGCATTAATTCCCGATTTGGCAAAAACTAAAGAAGAAAGATTGAATCTTTCAACAATACAGTCCATTTTCAGACTGGTATTTACAGGAATAGCTTTGATTTTTCCCGGATACCTCATAAGTATTCTTGGAAGAGGAAATACTGAAGTAGGGATAAGGAAAACGGTAATTTTATTGACTGTATTTGCAGTAGCGGGGATATATATATGTGTATTTTTTCTGAAAGAAAAAGAAATTGCCGGAAATAATAAAGTGTATGAAACTGTAAGTTTCAAATCATCTCTCAGATATCTTATGAGAAAGGAAATAATCTTATATTTTGCAGGATTTTTCTTTTTTTTCAGTGGATTTAACATACTTAGAGGGATTCTGACTTATTATTTGACAATAATAATGGGTTTACCTATAAGTTGGATGACAATTATATCTGCAATATTATTCGGAGTGGCCGGGATATTTTTCCCGATTACAAATAAATGGGGTAAAAAATATAGTTACAAAAAAATATTGATATTAGATATTGTATTGTTAATGGTAGGAACATTTGGTCTGCTTTTTGTAAATAACGGACTTATTCATTTAGCATATGTCATGCTTGCTATATGTGGAACGGGGTTAAGCGGGTCAGCCTTTATATTTCCGCAAGCGATGTTAAGTGAAATATCGGTTAAACTATCAGAAAATGAAAAAGTAAGTCTTGAAGGATTTTTATTCGGAATACAAGGTTTGTTTTTGAAATTGGCATTTCTTGCACAGCAGATAACAGTTTCATTGGTAATTACATTAGGAAGTGCTAAAAATATTAACGGTTTAAAAGTTGCCACGGGGTTAGGAGTAAAAACTACGCTGGTAACAGCATTAATATTTTTTGGAATATCATTGTTTTTTTATAAATTAAAAAAAGAAGATTAA
- a CDS encoding murein hydrolase activator EnvC: MKKTILKLSLFICTIFLIFSDQIEDNKKRIQQIDNQVNQNNQKINKNKTEISKAKSTENVTLDQVRKLDKNIAKLQAEYNEAEKRYTEILRQIGVNNENIRKNISEINRDTEIINVNKEDLYKKIKTWDKIRRNREMSASVGSSNSAVQVKMTHDLKILLNKQTDYIQKVEEDKKGVETRKQREESIKSRNQAEAAKVRAARAELESKNRQLNAAKKEKNLLIAQLRGKQKVLNTENKKIEKNNNQLISEKKRLNAQIQAIIQRAIRERELAMQRAAEEKRKQEEAARIRREAEAQRKAGTERQNNDLAGQKSTPSRNTSNTNTASTKKTPAVNVPKGTGNLIMPINGSIVVGYGQQKVAGLKSNGIEIRGSVGQAVKAADSGVVIYAGSLNNLGGVVIIDHGGLVTVYGNLAGVSVSKGSRVNKGQTVGSLGRDQITKQPNLYFETRRGVNIVNPMSYL; the protein is encoded by the coding sequence ATGAAAAAGACGATATTAAAACTTTCATTATTTATTTGTACAATATTTTTGATTTTCTCAGATCAGATAGAAGATAATAAGAAAAGAATACAACAGATTGATAATCAAGTTAATCAGAATAATCAGAAAATCAATAAAAACAAAACTGAAATTTCCAAAGCAAAAAGTACTGAAAATGTGACTTTGGATCAAGTAAGGAAGCTTGATAAAAATATAGCAAAATTACAGGCGGAGTATAACGAAGCTGAAAAGAGATATACTGAAATATTAAGACAAATAGGAGTAAATAACGAGAACATAAGAAAAAATATTTCAGAGATAAACAGAGATACTGAAATAATCAATGTAAACAAAGAAGATCTTTATAAAAAAATAAAAACGTGGGATAAAATAAGAAGAAACAGAGAAATGTCAGCTTCAGTAGGAAGTTCCAATTCTGCTGTCCAAGTAAAAATGACTCATGATTTGAAAATACTTTTGAATAAGCAAACGGACTATATTCAAAAAGTGGAAGAGGATAAAAAGGGAGTAGAAACTAGGAAGCAGAGGGAAGAAAGTATAAAATCCAGAAATCAGGCTGAAGCCGCAAAAGTGAGAGCTGCAAGAGCTGAACTGGAAAGTAAGAATAGACAGTTAAATGCAGCTAAAAAGGAAAAAAATCTTCTTATTGCCCAGCTTAGAGGAAAACAGAAAGTTCTTAATACGGAAAATAAAAAAATTGAAAAAAATAATAATCAACTTATTTCCGAGAAAAAGAGACTGAACGCACAGATACAGGCAATTATTCAGAGGGCTATTAGAGAAAGGGAACTTGCAATGCAGAGAGCTGCTGAAGAAAAAAGAAAGCAGGAAGAAGCTGCAAGAATACGTAGAGAAGCTGAAGCTCAGAGAAAAGCGGGGACAGAAAGACAGAATAATGATCTGGCAGGTCAGAAATCAACACCGTCAAGAAATACTTCAAATACTAATACCGCTTCAACAAAAAAGACACCTGCAGTAAATGTCCCTAAAGGAACAGGAAATCTTATAATGCCTATAAACGGTTCAATAGTAGTGGGATATGGTCAACAAAAAGTGGCAGGACTGAAAAGTAACGGAATCGAAATCCGAGGCTCGGTAGGACAGGCGGTAAAAGCTGCGGATAGCGGAGTGGTAATATATGCAGGCTCTCTTAATAATCTTGGAGGAGTTGTTATAATAGATCATGGAGGTCTTGTAACTGTTTACGGAAATCTTGCCGGTGTATCAGTATCAAAAGGTTCAAGGGTAAATAAAGGACAAACGGTAGGGTCTTTAGGAAGAGATCAAATTACAAAACAGCCAAATTTATACTTTGAAACACGTAGAGGAGTAAATATTGTAAATCCTATGAGTTATTTATAA
- the pepT gene encoding peptidase T, translating into MYDTLKERFLKYVKFETRSDESSETIPSTPSQIEFAKLLKKEMEEIGLENVYVNDACFVNGTLPSNIDKKVPVIGFIAHMDTADFNAVDVNPQIIENYDGKDIILNKDLGITMYTEEFPNLENYVSKTVITTDGTTLLGADDKAGIVEIMEAMKYLINHPEIKHGTVKVAFGPDEEIGRGADNFNVEEFGADFAYTMDGGPVGELEYESFNAAQAVYKIKGKSVHPGTAKDKMKNASLIAVELASMFPSAEVPEKTEGYEGFYFLEGINSNCEDAELMYILRDHDKNKFLEKKKFAEDVAKKINERYGKDTVKVVLKDQYYNMGEIIKDHMYVVDIAREAMENLNIEPIIKPIRGGTDGSKISFMGLPTPNIFAGGENFHGKYEFIALESMEKATDTIIEIIKLNVEKNYEKTEL; encoded by the coding sequence ATGTATGATACTTTAAAAGAAAGATTTTTGAAATATGTAAAATTTGAAACAAGATCTGACGAGAGTAGTGAAACTATACCATCTACTCCTTCCCAGATTGAATTTGCAAAACTTTTAAAAAAAGAAATGGAAGAAATAGGTCTTGAAAATGTATATGTAAATGATGCATGTTTCGTAAACGGTACATTGCCATCCAATATAGACAAAAAAGTTCCTGTAATAGGTTTTATAGCACATATGGATACGGCGGATTTCAATGCAGTGGATGTCAATCCTCAAATAATTGAAAATTACGATGGAAAAGATATTATTTTGAATAAAGATTTAGGAATTACTATGTATACCGAAGAATTTCCGAATTTAGAAAATTATGTTTCAAAAACCGTTATCACAACAGACGGAACAACATTACTAGGTGCTGATGATAAAGCGGGAATTGTAGAAATAATGGAAGCAATGAAATATCTTATAAATCATCCTGAAATAAAACATGGAACAGTGAAAGTAGCTTTTGGACCTGATGAGGAAATAGGAAGAGGTGCTGATAATTTCAATGTGGAAGAATTTGGAGCGGATTTTGCCTATACAATGGACGGAGGACCGGTAGGAGAGTTGGAATATGAAAGCTTTAATGCGGCACAGGCAGTTTATAAGATAAAAGGTAAAAGCGTTCATCCCGGAACCGCCAAAGATAAAATGAAAAATGCAAGTTTAATTGCAGTGGAACTGGCATCCATGTTTCCATCTGCCGAAGTACCTGAAAAAACAGAAGGTTACGAAGGATTTTACTTTCTTGAAGGTATAAATTCCAATTGTGAAGATGCAGAACTTATGTATATATTAAGAGATCATGATAAAAATAAATTTTTGGAAAAAAAGAAATTTGCAGAAGATGTAGCAAAAAAAATAAATGAAAGATATGGAAAAGATACAGTTAAAGTAGTGTTGAAAGATCAATACTATAATATGGGAGAAATTATAAAAGACCATATGTATGTCGTAGATATTGCAAGGGAAGCAATGGAAAATTTAAATATTGAACCTATTATAAAACCTATACGTGGAGGAACTGACGGATCTAAAATATCTTTTATGGGGCTTCCTACGCCGAATATATTTGCCGGGGGGGAAAACTTTCATGGAAAATATGAATTTATAGCTTTGGAAAGTATGGAAAAAGCTACTGATACAATTATAGAAATAATAAAATTAAATGTAGAAAAAAATTATGAAAAAACCGAACTTTAA
- a CDS encoding transketolase family protein, with protein sequence MVKKSTRQAYGEALVKLGKENKDVVVLEADLSKSTYTVFFQKEFPERHINVGIAEADMMGTAAGIATTGKIPFASTFAHFAAGRAFDQIRNSIVYPKLNVKICPTHAGISLGEDGGSHQSVEDMALMRSLPGMVVLSPADAVETEKMVMAAADYQGPVYIRLGRLNIPVLFDDSYKFEIGKAVTLTEGNDVAIIATGLMVYEAIEAAKLLEKEGVNARVINMSTIKPLDKETVLKAAKECKFIVTSEEHSVVGGLGSAVSEYLSEVNPVKIVKHGIYDVFGQSADGDTMLDKYNLRAKDIAETVLKNK encoded by the coding sequence ATGGTTAAAAAATCAACAAGACAGGCCTATGGAGAGGCATTAGTAAAATTAGGTAAAGAAAATAAAGATGTAGTAGTATTGGAAGCGGATTTGTCTAAATCAACATATACAGTATTTTTTCAGAAAGAGTTTCCTGAAAGACATATAAATGTCGGAATAGCTGAAGCAGATATGATGGGAACGGCAGCAGGAATAGCAACAACAGGAAAAATACCTTTTGCTTCAACTTTTGCACATTTTGCTGCAGGAAGAGCATTTGATCAGATTAGAAACAGCATAGTATATCCAAAACTGAATGTTAAAATATGCCCTACTCATGCAGGAATTTCTCTGGGAGAAGACGGAGGTTCACATCAGTCTGTAGAAGATATGGCACTTATGAGATCACTGCCGGGAATGGTTGTACTTTCTCCGGCAGATGCTGTCGAAACTGAAAAAATGGTTATGGCTGCAGCGGATTATCAGGGACCTGTATATATAAGGCTGGGAAGACTGAATATTCCCGTATTATTTGACGACAGTTATAAATTTGAAATAGGGAAGGCTGTAACATTGACTGAAGGTAATGATGTAGCAATAATAGCTACAGGATTAATGGTTTATGAAGCGATTGAGGCAGCAAAACTCCTTGAAAAAGAGGGAGTAAATGCAAGAGTAATAAATATGTCGACAATAAAGCCTCTCGATAAAGAAACAGTCTTAAAGGCGGCAAAAGAATGTAAATTTATAGTGACAAGTGAGGAGCACTCTGTAGTTGGCGGACTGGGAAGTGCAGTTTCAGAATATTTATCCGAAGTAAATCCTGTAAAAATAGTAAAACATGGAATATATGACGTATTCGGACAAAGTGCGGATGGAGATACAATGCTTGACAAATATAATTTAAGAGCAAAAGATATAGCTGAAACAGTTTTAAAAAATAAATAG
- the guaB gene encoding IMP dehydrogenase encodes MSQKSKILMEGLTFDDVLLIPQASEVLPHEVSLKTKVTEKLVLNIPIISAAMDTVTESQLAIAIAREGGIGFIHKNMTIERQADEVEKVKRYESGMITNPITLGENAILMEANELMKTYKISGLPIVDKKGNLKGIITNRDLKYREDFSMKVEEIMTKENLITAPVGTTLDQAKAILLEHRIEKLPIVQDKKLKGLITIKDIDNIINYPNACKDSQGRLRVGAAVGIGNDTIRRIEALVEAGVDIITVDSAHGHSEGVVKKIKEIRKAFPDLDLIGGNIVTKEAALDLIKAGVDAVKVGVGPGSICTTRVISGVGVPQITAILEIAEVCQKKSIGLIADGGIKLSGDIVKAIAAGADCVMLGGLLAGTNEAPGEEILYNGRKFKTYAGMGSLAAMKRGSSDRYFQLEAATEKLVPEGIESMVPFKGALKDTIYQLCGGLRSGMGYCGTPTIEKLKTDGKFVKITNAGLKESHPHDVIITKEAPNYNASN; translated from the coding sequence ATGAGTCAAAAATCTAAGATTTTAATGGAAGGACTGACTTTCGATGATGTTCTGCTTATTCCGCAAGCCTCAGAAGTGTTGCCTCATGAAGTTTCTCTAAAAACGAAAGTTACGGAAAAACTGGTATTAAACATTCCTATTATTAGTGCTGCAATGGATACGGTAACCGAATCTCAGCTTGCTATTGCCATTGCAAGGGAGGGAGGAATAGGATTTATTCATAAAAATATGACTATTGAAAGACAGGCGGATGAAGTTGAAAAGGTAAAAAGGTATGAAAGTGGAATGATAACAAATCCAATTACTTTAGGGGAAAATGCTATATTGATGGAAGCAAATGAGTTGATGAAAACTTATAAAATTTCAGGATTACCTATAGTAGATAAAAAAGGTAATTTGAAAGGTATTATTACTAATAGGGATTTGAAATATAGAGAAGATTTTTCAATGAAAGTAGAAGAAATAATGACAAAGGAAAATCTGATAACCGCTCCTGTAGGTACTACGTTAGACCAAGCAAAAGCTATTCTTCTTGAGCATAGAATTGAAAAACTGCCTATCGTTCAGGATAAAAAACTTAAAGGTCTTATAACAATAAAAGATATTGATAATATTATAAATTATCCCAATGCTTGTAAAGATTCCCAAGGAAGACTGAGGGTAGGAGCGGCTGTGGGAATAGGTAATGATACAATAAGAAGAATTGAAGCACTTGTTGAAGCGGGAGTAGATATAATTACGGTAGATTCGGCTCATGGACATTCTGAAGGTGTTGTAAAAAAAATAAAGGAAATAAGAAAAGCATTTCCTGATTTAGATTTAATCGGAGGAAATATTGTAACGAAAGAAGCTGCACTTGATCTTATAAAAGCGGGAGTAGATGCAGTAAAAGTCGGAGTAGGACCGGGGTCAATATGTACGACAAGGGTGATTTCAGGAGTGGGAGTTCCTCAAATAACAGCTATACTTGAAATAGCCGAAGTATGTCAGAAGAAATCTATAGGACTTATAGCTGATGGAGGGATAAAGTTATCAGGAGACATAGTGAAAGCTATAGCGGCAGGAGCAGACTGTGTTATGCTGGGAGGACTTCTTGCAGGGACAAATGAAGCTCCGGGAGAAGAAATTTTATATAATGGAAGAAAATTCAAAACATATGCGGGAATGGGTTCGCTTGCAGCTATGAAAAGAGGAAGTAGTGACAGGTATTTTCAGCTTGAAGCGGCAACAGAAAAACTTGTCCCTGAGGGAATAGAATCAATGGTTCCGTTTAAAGGAGCATTAAAAGATACTATTTACCAGTTGTGTGGAGGGCTACGGTCAGGAATGGGATATTGTGGAACACCTACAATTGAAAAATTGAAAACTGACGGAAAATTTGTAAAAATAACTAATGCAGGATTAAAGGAAAGTCATCCTCATGATGTTATAATTACAAAAGAAGCACCTAATTACAATGCTTCAAATTAA
- a CDS encoding YitT family protein: MKEKFTKTLKEHLFIGIGVFVLAFGLHFFLFPNKIASGGITGLALVINHAFGFPNSIVITVGNIILFSLGFLVISGQFGVKSVYASILLSVALSIFERFFPHYSFTQNLILATIFGSVFVAMGATTVFAYDASTGGTSIIGKIIHQYFHIRLGMASFIVDAVVTVLAVFTFGVELALFGLLSVYITGFMTDKFIDGFNSRKQIFIITQNKEIIIEYILRDFDRGCTVFNGIGGYSGVPRDVLLTILDRRQFIHLRKFLKVNDPTAFMTVTETTKVFGLGFDQFH; the protein is encoded by the coding sequence ATGAAAGAGAAATTTACTAAAACTTTGAAAGAACATCTGTTTATAGGGATCGGTGTTTTTGTACTTGCATTCGGTCTTCATTTTTTCCTATTTCCGAATAAAATAGCAAGTGGAGGAATTACAGGACTGGCTTTAGTTATAAACCATGCTTTTGGATTTCCCAACAGTATAGTTATAACTGTAGGAAATATAATATTATTTTCATTGGGATTTCTTGTAATCAGCGGACAGTTCGGTGTTAAAAGTGTATATGCTTCCATTCTTTTGTCGGTAGCACTTTCAATATTCGAAAGATTTTTTCCTCATTATTCATTTACTCAAAATCTTATTCTTGCTACAATATTCGGAAGCGTTTTTGTTGCAATGGGAGCAACCACAGTTTTTGCCTATGATGCTTCTACAGGCGGAACATCTATTATTGGTAAAATCATACATCAGTATTTTCATATTCGACTTGGAATGGCAAGTTTCATTGTCGATGCAGTCGTAACAGTTCTGGCTGTCTTCACATTCGGTGTAGAGCTTGCACTTTTTGGGCTTTTAAGTGTTTATATAACGGGATTTATGACAGACAAATTTATAGATGGATTTAATTCAAGAAAACAGATTTTTATAATAACACAGAACAAAGAAATTATTATAGAATATATTTTAAGAGATTTTGACAGAGGTTGTACTGTATTTAACGGAATCGGAGGTTATTCCGGAGTTCCGAGAGATGTTCTTCTTACAATTCTTGACAGAAGGCAATTTATTCATTTGAGAAAATTTTTAAAAGTTAATGATCCGACCGCTTTTATGACAGTAACTGAAACTACAAAAGTATTCGGTCTTGGTTTTGATCAATTTCATTAA
- a CDS encoding alpha/beta fold hydrolase: MGILITINILFMIFFFAVAYMSIRYFLNQIEKYPRITLDEVYNNKKLRQKYSIEEKVNPMDYGFNYKEIAYKSGKIQLYGWLIDNKDADKTVIISHGRGVNRLAALQYLQIFKDTELSDEYSFFIPDLRNSGKSDEAKTRMGYCFGQDIYHTMEMLNEKFRKNNFVLYGFSQGGMGSAIAAKIFSNELRKKGIKVDKLILDSSISNVRKRVKQDAAKRKVPKFIVSVVIRVFNLRVGNKLDKLRFSYLLRRIPTLIIQTKSDKATTYGMLMEEYNDIAQYKNVYLKVFEKGSHTRIYAEPEYKEGYTEVVGNFLKGIQNENNKENENIQLNLFEIENNGIIQKNKEKETVYYEKFSDFDYDEEN, translated from the coding sequence GTGGGAATATTAATAACTATCAATATATTATTTATGATATTTTTCTTTGCTGTAGCTTATATGTCGATAAGGTATTTTTTAAATCAGATAGAAAAATATCCGAGAATAACATTGGATGAAGTATATAACAATAAAAAATTAAGACAGAAATATAGTATTGAAGAAAAAGTAAATCCTATGGACTATGGGTTTAATTATAAGGAAATAGCTTATAAATCAGGAAAAATACAACTATATGGTTGGTTAATAGATAACAAGGATGCTGACAAAACGGTTATTATTTCCCATGGAAGAGGTGTAAACAGACTTGCTGCCTTACAGTATCTACAAATATTCAAAGATACGGAACTTTCTGACGAATACAGTTTTTTTATACCTGATTTGAGAAATTCCGGTAAATCTGATGAGGCTAAGACTAGAATGGGGTACTGTTTTGGACAAGATATTTATCATACGATGGAAATGCTGAATGAAAAATTTAGGAAAAATAATTTTGTTCTTTATGGATTTTCTCAAGGAGGAATGGGATCTGCTATAGCCGCTAAAATATTCAGTAATGAACTTAGAAAAAAAGGTATAAAAGTAGATAAACTCATACTTGACAGTTCTATTTCAAATGTAAGGAAAAGAGTGAAACAGGATGCAGCTAAAAGAAAAGTACCTAAATTTATAGTCAGTGTAGTAATAAGAGTGTTTAATTTAAGAGTAGGGAATAAACTTGATAAATTGAGATTTTCATATTTGCTTAGAAGAATACCTACTTTAATTATACAAACAAAAAGTGATAAGGCGACGACTTACGGTATGCTTATGGAGGAGTACAATGATATTGCTCAGTATAAAAATGTGTATTTAAAAGTATTTGAAAAAGGTTCTCATACAAGAATATATGCAGAACCTGAATATAAAGAAGGGTATACTGAAGTAGTAGGAAATTTTTTAAAAGGTATTCAAAATGAAAATAATAAAGAAAATGAAAATATACAGTTAAATTTATTTGAAATTGAAAATAATGGAATAATTCAAAAAAATAAAGAAAAAGAAACAGTTTATTATGAAAAATTTTCCGATTTTGATTATGATGAAGAAAATTAG
- a CDS encoding transketolase, which produces MEIKELKEKAKDLRKNIIEMIYGAKSGHPGGSLSIADIMAVLYWKEMNVNAQNPKAENRDRFVLSKGHAAPALYATLIEKGYADKELIPTLRKWGSPLQGHPDMKKLPGVEMSTGSLGQGLSVANGMALSSKIYNNDFRVYTILGDGELQEGQIWEAAMTSAHYKLDNLVAIVDYNNLQIDGKVSDVMDVYPVGEKFKSFNWNVIEIDGHNYEEIIKAFEEARNVKGKPTVIVAKTVKGKGVSFMENNPGFHGAAPNDDEYKKAMEELQ; this is translated from the coding sequence ATGGAAATTAAAGAATTGAAGGAAAAAGCAAAAGACCTGAGAAAAAATATCATTGAAATGATATACGGAGCAAAATCGGGTCATCCGGGAGGTTCTCTTTCAATTGCCGATATTATGGCTGTATTGTATTGGAAAGAAATGAATGTGAATGCTCAGAATCCTAAGGCTGAAAACAGAGACAGATTTGTACTGAGTAAAGGGCATGCTGCTCCTGCACTTTATGCCACTTTAATTGAAAAAGGATATGCAGATAAAGAGTTGATACCGACTTTAAGAAAATGGGGATCACCTCTTCAGGGGCATCCTGATATGAAAAAATTGCCGGGAGTGGAAATGTCTACAGGTTCACTCGGTCAGGGTCTATCAGTTGCAAACGGAATGGCACTTAGTTCGAAAATATATAATAATGATTTCAGAGTTTATACGATATTAGGTGATGGAGAACTTCAGGAAGGACAAATATGGGAAGCTGCCATGACTTCCGCTCATTATAAGCTTGACAATTTAGTTGCGATAGTTGATTATAATAATCTGCAGATAGATGGAAAAGTATCTGACGTAATGGATGTATATCCTGTAGGAGAGAAATTTAAATCATTTAATTGGAATGTAATAGAAATAGACGGGCATAACTATGAGGAAATAATAAAAGCTTTTGAAGAAGCAAGAAATGTTAAAGGGAAGCCGACAGTTATAGTGGCTAAAACAGTAAAAGGAAAAGGTGTTTCGTTTATGGAGAATAATCCGGGATTTCATGGAGCTGCTCCTAATGATGATGAATATAAAAAAGCAATGGAAGAATTACAATAG